A window of the Diabrotica undecimpunctata isolate CICGRU chromosome 1, icDiaUnde3, whole genome shotgun sequence genome harbors these coding sequences:
- the LOC140432816 gene encoding uncharacterized protein, whose translation MALSQNGTPTVYAAKTLADVLPSFNGDPLKLETFIQTCDNFYRTYGQTTDNTLNDYTFSVIRSKLQDNVLNFIMCRPDLNTWPLIRETLKQNFGDRIDRQTLTKEFLQSTKGRNENILDFLARISQIKSRLEVKINAEQGLSAERKAVLIEQNEGNSVDILLCNVDEKTRTILEIHNPGTFIQASDILTRQFYNDQRIQSLNPLNKYKGK comes from the coding sequence ATGGCATTATCTCAAAACGGTACACCCACAGTCTACGCAGCAAAAACTCTTGCAGATGTTTTACCAAGTTTTAATGGAGATCCATTAAAATTAGAAACTTTCATCCAAACATGCGATAATTTTTACCGCACTTATGGACAAACAACGGACAACACGTTGAATGACTACACTTTTAGTGTCATACGTTCCAAATTACAAGACAACGTCCTCAATTTTATTATGTGTAGACCAGATCTAAACACATGGCCACTAATTCGCGAAACACTAAAACAAAACTTTGGAGATAGGATAGATAGACAAACTTTAACTAAAGAATTTCTGCAATCCACAAAAGGAAGAAACGAAAATATATTAGATTTTCTGGCGAGGATTTCACAAATTAAATCTAGACTAGAAGTAAAAATAAATGCAGAACAAGGACTAAGTGCCGAACGAAAAGCAGTACTTATAGAACAAAACGAAGGAAATTCCGTTGATATTTTATTGTGCAACGTAGATGAAAAAACAAGAACCATTCTTGAAATTCATAATCCCGGAACATTTATACAAGCTTCGGATATTTTAACAAGGCAATTTTATAACGACCAAAGAATTCAATCTCTTAATCCTCTTAATAAATATAAAGGAAAATAA